In a single window of the Littorina saxatilis isolate snail1 linkage group LG3, US_GU_Lsax_2.0, whole genome shotgun sequence genome:
- the LOC138961874 gene encoding 1-acyl-sn-glycerol-3-phosphate acyltransferase delta-like, which yields MSVARMLKSWIIPQLLLGYIFVTSGLIVCGLMALSCVIWPFDRQLYRKINVRLAYAHWCQLTFLAQWWSGTEVLIYMDDEDMKKVGKEHVMVMMNHKYDIDWLMAWILAERFSMLGGTKIFGKEMLRYVPLIGWAWYFTESIFLKRQWEHDRKIIKHDVARIVNYPEGYWITVLLFPEGTRFTEEKLKASQEVCRAKGYPLTKHTLLPRTKGFVLSMHGMKGKVPALYNATVGFPTNGPEPTLMSIIMGVPLLAHFHCVRIPLEDVPTDTDVETEEWLRKEFKQKDDLYDEFLKTGKFPGEGKIVPWRFHDLLLWFFWAVLTCVPLFYYIASIFIAGTLQTQLIFLACVAIGSVGVRMMIRVTETESGSKYGTTNKNKEQQYEAAQPQASADATTAKSK from the exons ATGTCGGTGGCCCGAATGCTGAAGAGCTGGATCATCCCACAGCTGTTGCTAGGTTACATCTTTGTCACTAGCGGTCTCATCGTCTGCGGTCTCATGGCGCTGTCCTGTGTCATCTGGCCCTTTGACCGACAGCTCTACCGCAAAATCAACGTACGCCTTGCATATGCACATTGGTGCC AGTTGACGTTCCTGGCGCAGTGGTGGTCGGGGACGGAGGTGCTGATCTACATGGACGACGAGGACATGAAGAAGGTCGGCAAGGAGCACGTCATGGTCATGATGAACCACAAATACGACATCGACTGGCTCATGGCATGGATACTCGCCGAACGCTTCAGCATGCTGGGG GGAACCAAAATCTTTGGCAAAGAGATGCTGCGCTATGTACCGCTGATCGGCTGGGCCTGGTACTTCACCGAGAGCATCTTCCTTAAGCGACAGTGGGAACACGATCGTAAGATCATCAAGCACGACGTGGCTCGTATCGTCAACTATCCCGAGGGATATTGGATCACG GTGCTGCTGTTCCCGGAGGGCACGCGTTTCACGGAGGAGAAGCTGAAGGCCAGCCAGGAGGTATGTCGAGCCAAGGGATACCCGCTGACCAAACACACCCTGCTGCCCAGGACCAAGGGCTTCGTCCTCTCCATGCACGGCATGAAGGGCAAAG TGCCAGCTCTGTACAATGCCACAGTGGGTTTCCCAACGAACGGCCCAGAGCCAACCTTGATGAGCATTATCATGGGTGTTCCTCTGCTGGCTCACTTCCACTGTGT GAGAATACCACTGGAGGATGTTCCAACAGATACAGATGTGGAAACTGAGGAATGGCTGAGAAAAGAATTCAAACAGAAG GATGACCTGTACGACGAGTTCTTGAAGACGGGCAAGTTTCCCGGGGAGGGTAAGATCGTCCCGTGGCGTTTCCACGACCTGCTGCTATGGTTTTTCTGGGCGGTGCTTACCTGTGTCCCCCTCTTCTACTACATCGCCTCTATCTTCATCGCAGGGACACTGCAGACACAGCTCATCTTCCTCGCCTGCGTCGCCATTG GGTCAGTAGGAGTTCGCATGATGATCCGCgtgacagaaacagagagtggCTCCAAGTACGGCACGACCAACAAGAACAAAGAACAGCAATATGAAGCCGCACAGCCCCAAGCAAGTGCTGACGCCACAACTGCAAAATCCAAGTAA